One genomic region from Magallana gigas chromosome 3, xbMagGiga1.1, whole genome shotgun sequence encodes:
- the LOC105339124 gene encoding dihydroorotate dehydrogenase (quinone), mitochondrial — MSDVAIKLAKSAKRLKDIAIIVPGAFLTFAGYSIYEGNEKFYREYVMPFTHKFFDAETAHRLGVLAAKYNIVPRKQKTPDSPILSSVVFGREFSNPVGLAAGFDKDGEGVRGLTKIGFGFIEIGSVTPEPQPGNPKPRVFRLKEDKAVINRYGFNSEGHEAVYNRLKDRVTEQDNCLLGINLGKNKSSTDPISDYTQGVEKFSRLADYLVVNISSPNTPGLRDLQGKQKLQNLLDKVIERRDEMEVRKPLLVKIAPDLTDRDKEDIAAVVTSRKGYVNGLIISNTTVRRPPSLKNPSKTEEGGLSGPPVRDMSTKTIADMYRLTNGSIPIIGVGGVSSGQEAYKKIRSGASLVQLYTALVYEGPPVVKKIKRELEELLRRDGFKSISEAVGADVKL, encoded by the exons ATGTCTGACGTTGCCATTAAACTAGCCAAGTCAGCC AAGCGACTGAAGGACATCGCAATCATTGTGCCCGGCGCTTTCCTGACCTTTGCGGGGTATTCAATTTATGAAGGCAATGAGAAGTTCTACAGGGAATATGTCATGCCATTCACCCATAAGTTCTTTGATGCAGAGACGGCACACAGACTGGGGGTACTAGCGGCCAAGTACAACATTGTCCCCAGGAAACAAAAAACCCCAGACTCTCCTATCTTG TCATCCGTGGTGTTCGGCCGGGAGTTCAGTAATCCTGTGGGTCTGGCCGCAGGATTTGACAAGGACGGTGAAGGGGTCCGAGGACTAACAAAGATAGGCTTTGGTTTTATAGAGATAGGGAGTGTGACCCCAGAACCTCAGCCTGGAAATCCTAAACCAAGGGTGTTTAGACTCAAAGAGGATAAAGCTGTCATAAACAG ATATGGATTTAACAGTGAAGGACACGAAGCAGTATACAATAGGCTCAAAGACAGAGTCACAGAGCAAG ATAACTGTTTACTAGGCATCAATCTTGGTAAAAACAAGAGTTCCACTGATCCAATCAGTGACTACACTCAGGGAGTTGAGAAGTTCAGCCGCTTAGCGGATTATCTTGTGGTCAATATCTCCAGCCCTAACACACCTGGCCTCAGGGACCTACAGGGAAAACAGAAGCTACAGAATCTCTTAGACAAG GTGATAGAGAGAAGGGATGAGATGGAAGTCAGGAAACCTCTGCTGGTCAAGATTGCCCCTGACCTGACAGATAGAGACAAGGAAGACATCGCTGCCGTTGTCACCTCCAGAAAG GGCTATGTGAATGGTTTAATCATCAGTAATACCACTGTTAGGAGACCCCCCAGTCTTAAGAATCCCAGTAAGACGGAGGAGGGGGGACTTAGTGGACCCCCAGTGAGGGACATGTCCACGAAAACCATAGCAGACATGTACCGACTGACAAACG GTTCTATTCCTATCATTGGGGTGGGGGGAGTGAGTTCTGGTCAGGAGGCGTATAAGAAAATCCGGTCTGGTGCTAGTCTTGTTCAACTCTACACAGCCCTTGTCTACGAAGGACCACCTGTAGTCAAAAAAATCAAACGAGAACTGGAGGAACTACTCAG GCGGGATGGCTTTAAGAGTATATCAGAAGCGGTTGGAGCGGACGTGAAATTATGA
- the LOC105339122 gene encoding CD151 antigen, with amino-acid sequence MAFFSRGKLRIYLAIVNVLFFILGGACVALGAWQAVDKVFISDVVGSDLYSTAAYLLIFSGCVLVIISCVGCVGTVMQNRPILVLYMMTVLLTIILMISAGAVAASFKNEISSSMVTNMKNTILYKYGNNIQNNAENKRITESWDTLQKMLSCCAVDNKGWRLYRDSQWFKQVNPYNSIQFDQNTIFVPLSCCVHQGTYTSDDWLRKCQRNPLGPPRYDKDFSQNSALIYVGCNEAARTFVQDNIGSLIGFGFGFGFTLIIGIVLAFLLYRNLNEPFAPVPTREK; translated from the coding sequence atggcaTTTTTCTCGAGGGGAAAGCTGAGAATTTACTTGGCCATCGTGAATGTCTTATTCTTCATTCTGGGTGGAGCTTGTGTGGCGCTCGGGGCGTGGCAGGCGGTGGACAAAGTTTTCATATCTGATGTGGTTGGGTCCGACCTGTATTCCACAGCGGCGTACCTGCTGATTTTCTCTGGGTGCGTTCTGGTGATCATCAGTTGTGTGGGGTGTGTGGGGACAGTGATGCAGAACCGACCCATCCTGGTCCTGTACATGATGACCGTGCTTCTGACCATAATTCTGATGATTTCCGCCGGGGCAGTAGCAGCCTCTTTTAAGAATGAGATAAGCTCGAGCATGGTGACAAATATGAAAAACACAATTCTTTACAAATATGGCAACAACATACAAAATAATGCAGAAAACAAGAGAATCACTGAATCATGGGACACTCTTCAGAAGATGCTATCCTGCTGTGCGGTAGATAACAAGGGCTGGCGGTTATACCGAGATTCGCAGTGGTTCAAGCAGGTCAATCCGTACAATAGCATCCAATTTGACCAGAACACCATCTTTGTACCTTTGTCGTGTTGTGTTCATCAGGGTACCTACACCTCGGATGACTGGCTCAGAAAGTGTCAGCGAAATCCGTTAGGTCCACCGAGATACGACAAAGATTTCAGTCAAAACTCCGCTCTTATCTACGTTGGATGTAACGAAGCTGCTAGGACATTTGTGCAGGACAATATTGGTTCTCTCATCGGCTTTGGGTTTGGATTTGGATTTACTCTCATCATTGGTATCGTCTTGGCCTTCCTGCTCTACAGAAATCTTAATGAACCATTTGCGCCAGTACCAACCCGAGAGAAGTAA
- the LOC105339123 gene encoding uncharacterized protein, producing the protein MFSLSSIFRLLSRSSQRYLHYRSALPVVSARSQSKTKYDKHHRSTIARPIWSSAAVGSEGRGTFNNVKRRTDQTKKASLVIFDKDGTLIDFQSLWTPWTKKLVARIQEATGLTGIEGKICDILGFCLKQQKVVPGMLAEATTPQIKVEMTKMLVGEGLQETDVKEILDRVWTEGNVRNPDELKKIGELETLFKILKKNNVRIALITSDNRKGTDELLDELKLTEYFEYVICGDDPDSEPKPSPYNALKICKKLGVDPADTVMVGDTKTDMLLGKSAKLGWSVGVLSGVGQIGDLLPHADHIVEDIEDILPIILPFDDWQSSYVYSSNDRFLVKPKDQDHTGVPSVRSPMDLVIFDLHGTLICIHRKYPKFVEFFCSRLKRMTGIDMLAKLTKLLGLNEDSTRMMHGVLTEGTPSEARGVVVEALRREGIAYQEAIMLVNKIWTEGEFILKSEPTPLSSNLEETFKELKRNGVKIAINTGEPREFVVLDLMNLGLTNYIDMLVCGDDPISQAKPSGHNTLLICNELSVNPSKTVVVGDSVGDLQMGGSAFVMKKIGVLSGVGNEEELKPYADCLVPSIENINDIILEKGKSEATDGSGVSGKGRETFSCFQKSILSPASGSGSQMHQPCRSFSTSRPYSVHIASDTERYDFIIVGAGSAGCTLANRLTADRNRKVLLLEAGPRDLWHWDSWKIYMPAALMYNLCDDKYNWYYHTEPEKGMNNRVMYWPRGRVWGGSSSLNAMVYVRGHAFDYDRWEKEGATGWSYADCLPYFRKAQTHVLGANDYRGGDGPLHVFRGRSKNPLCQAFLDAGVQAGYPFSDDMNGYQQEGFGWMDMTIHNGKRCSAAAAYLHPIKSRPNLSTKTNILARRILFEGKRAVGIEYLKDSGVQKVYGEEIILSGGAVNSPQLLMLSGVGNADELCQLDIPVVQHLPGVGENLQDHVEVLVQQECKQPITLYKAQWKYPHVMIRIGLEWFLRQTGDGATNHFETGAFIRSEPGIEHPNVQYHFLASIINDHGRVSGDRHAYQAHVQILRPTSRGYIKLKSCDPREHPRIVPNYLTTEQDIREMRDCIKLTREIFQQKAFDSYRGPELTPGKDVQSDEEIDEYNRNMSETAYHPSCTCKMGSESDPMAVVDPTSSRVYGLEGLRVVDASIMPSVVSGNLNAPTIMIAEKTADIIIGNKPLPRASAPVYKPKSLDSQR; encoded by the exons ATGTTTAGTCTCAGTTCCATCTTTCGACTTTTGAGTCGGTCGTCACAAAGATACCTACACTACAGATCCGCACTCCCTGTGGTCAGTGCAAGAAGTCAGTCCAAGACAAAAT ATGACAAACATCATAGATCTACGATAGCCAGACCGATCTGGTCCAGTGCCGCTGTAGGGTCAGAGGGCAGGGGTACATTCAATAATGTCAAACGCAGAACAGACCAGACCAAAAAAGCCTCCCTGGTGATTTTTGACAAGGATGGAACCCTTATTGACTTCCAGTCCCTGTGGACTCCATGGACCAAGAAACTGGTCGCCAG GATTCAGGAGGCCACGGGTTTGACAGGGATTGAAGGAAAAATATGTGACATCCTgggattttgtttaaaacaacaGAAGGTGGTACCTGGGATGCTGGCTGAAGCCACCACCCCACAAATCAAG GTTGAAATGACAAAGATGCTGGTTGGGGAGGGATTACAGGAGACTGACGTCAAAGAAATTCTTGACCGAGTCTGGACGGAGGGAAATGTAAGAAATCCCGATGAACTGAAGAAAATCGGAGAACTTGAAACACTGTTTAAAATCCTGAAGAAAAACAATGTCAGAATAGCTCTCATTACATCAGACAACCGCAAAGGCACAGACGAGCTACTGGATGAGCTTAAACTAACAGAGTATTTTGAGTATGTGATCTGCGGGGATGACCCAGATTCTGAGCCCAAGCCATCCCCTTACAACGCCCTAAAGATCTGTAAGAAGCTAGGGGTTGACCCGGCAGACACAGTGATGGTGGGGGACACTAAAACAGACATGCTGCTGGGGAAGTCTGCCAAGCTGGGGTGGAGTGTGGGGGTACTGAGTGGGGTGGGGCAGATTGGTGACCTACTTCCCCACGCTGACCATATTGTAGAGGACATCGAGGACATTCTGCCCATCATTCTGCCCTTTGATGACTGGCAGAGTTCCTATGTTTACTCTTCTAATGACAGATTTCTGGTGAAGCCTAAAGATCAGGACCATACTGGGGTCCCCTCAGTGAGATCTCCCATGGATTTGGTGATCTTTGACCTCCATGGAACACTTATCTGCATTCACCGGAAATATCCAAAGTTTGTGGAGTTCTTCTGCTCCAg ATTGAAAAGGATGACTGGAATAGACATGCTTGCCAAGTTAACAAAGCTACTGGGACTAAATGAAGATTCTACTCGGATGATGCATGGGGTCCTGACTGAGGGTACACCATCTGAGGCGAGAGGGGTGGTTGTTGAGGCGCTTCGAAGGGAAGGAATTGCCTACCAGGAGGCCATCATGCTGGTTAACAAGATATGGACGGAGGGAGAATTCATCCTGAAGTCGGAGCCAACCCCACTCAGCTCAAATCTAGAGGAAACATTCAAGGAACTCAAACGAAATGGAGTTAAGATTGCCATAAACACAGGAGAGCCTAGGGAATTTGTAGTGCTAGATCTGATGAACCTTGGCCTAACTAACTACATTGATATGCTGGTGTGTGGAGACGATCCCATCTCCCAAGCCAAGCCATCAGGCCACAACACTCTCTTAATCTGTAACGAGCTGAGTGTGAATCCGTCAAAGACGGTGGTGGTTGGGGATTCTGTAGGGGACCTTCAGATGGGAGGCTCTGCCTTTGTGATGAAGAAGATCGGCGTATTGTCTGGAGTAGGAAATGAAGAGGAACTCAAACCTTACGCCGACTGCCTAGTTCCAAGCATTGAAAACATCAATGATATCATCCTAGAAAAGGGAAAATCAGAAGCTACTGATGGCTCTGGGGTGTCTGGCAAAGGTAGGGAAACATTTTcatgttttcaaaaaagtattttGTCCCCAGCTTCTGGTTCTGGTTCACAAATGCACCAACCTTGCAGAAGCTTCTCAACTTCTAGGCCTTACTCAGTCCACATAGCCTCTGACACTGAGAGGTATGACTTCATCATTGTTGGGGCTGGCTCTGCAGGTTGTACCTTAGCCAATCGGCTGACTGCAGATCGCAACAGAAAGGTGCTCCTACTCGAGGCAGGACCAAGAGACTTGTGGCACTGGGACTCCTGGAAGATTTACATGCCTGCTGCTCTGATGTACAATCTGTGTGATGATAAATACAACTGGTACTACCACACTGAGCCAGAGAAAGGAATGAACAACCGTGTCATGTACTGGCCCCGGGGACGTGTATGGGGAGGGTCATCTTCCCTCAATGCCATGGTATACGTCAGGGGACACGCCTTTGACTACGACCGCTGGGAGAAGGAGGGAGCCACTGGCTGGTCATATGCCGATTGTCTACCTTATTTTCGTAAAGCTCAGACACATGTGCTGGGAGCAAATGACTACAGAGGAGGGGATGGCCCTCTCCATGTTTTCAGGGGAAGGTCAAAAAATCCTCTCTGTCAGGCTTTTCTTGATGCAGGTGTGCAAGCTGGCTATCCTTTCTCAGATGATATGAATGGGTATCAGCAGGAAGGCTTTGGATGGATGGATATGACCATTCACAATGGAAAACGATGCAGTGCCGCTGCAGCTTACCTTCATCCAATCAAATCCAGGCCAAATTTATCCACGAAAACAAATATCTTGGCAAGGCGCATTCTGTTTGAAGGAAAGAGGGCTGTAGGAATAGAGTATCTCAAGGATTCTGGTGTTCAGAAGGTGTACGGTGAGGAAATAATACTAAGCGGTGGGGCAGTCAACTCTCCACAGCTCCTGATGTTATCAGGGGTTGGAAATGCAGATGAACTTTGCCAGTTAGATATCCCAGTGGTTCAGCACCTACCTGGAGTGGGGGAAAATCTCCAGGACCATGTAGAGGTGCTTGTTCAACAGGAGTGCAAACAGCCAATCACACTGTACAAAGCCCAATGGAAGTATCCCCATGTAATGATCAGGATCGGTCTGGAGTGGTTCCTCCGACAGACAGGTGATGGGGCCACCAATCACTTTGAGACAGGGGCTTTTATACGGAGCGAGCCAGGGATAGAGCATCCTAATGTTCAGTATCACTTTCTGGCTTCCATCATCAATGACCATGGGAGAGTATCGGGAGATAGACACGCTTACCAGGCACATGTACAGATACTTCGCCCAACAAGCAGGGGGTATATCAAACTAAAGTCATGTGATCCCCGTGAACATCCAAGAATAGTGCCCAACTACTTAACAACTGAACAAGACATTAGAGAAATGAGAGACTGCATCAAGTTGACCAGAGAAATATTTCAACAGAAAGCATTTGATTCTTACAGGGGGCCTGAACTCACACCTGGAAAAGATGTTCAATCCGATGAAGAAATTGACGAATATAACCGAAACATGAGTGAGACAGCTTATCACCCATCATGCACCTGTAAAATGGGATCAGAGTCTGATCCCATGGCAGTAGTTGATCCGACCTCTAGTAGGGTCTACGGTTTGGAGGGCCTAAGAGTTGTTGATGCCTCCATTATGCCAAGTGTTGTCAGTGGTAATCTCAATGCTCCCACTATCATGATAGCTGAGAAAACAGCAGACATTATCATTGGAAATAAGCCTCTCCCTAGGGCCAGTGCCCCTGTGTATAAACCCAAGAGTCTTGATTCCCAGCGATGA